From the Hymenobacter yonginensis genome, one window contains:
- a CDS encoding BamA/TamA family outer membrane protein, which translates to MAARLLLFLGWCWLLTGSPSAAWAQTTPLNLNLPPQAMPAMPPDTTRALRPDTTQASRPDSARAAVPARRAALPVRKPRVLVLETEAADRAVLRRYRTKLVLPDSLAVLREVRELVLALQGQSYLTASADAMRWRRDTVRVQLYIGEQFRWARLRNGNLGDGLLTRAGYREKLYREQPFQPQEWSRLQQRILTEAENQGFPFAIVRLDSVQLRGADIEGRVVLERGPAIVFDSLQIVGNTKTKKRFLTKYLQIFPNQPYSQERVQEAARRLRQLPYLQLKAEPEVRFAQGRARVYLLLEDRTANQFDAIVGVLPNPTPTLGQKRVQLTGDVTIALRNLKGGGKGLGLQWRKVDANSQQLDAQYSHPTFFGTPLELDGNFNLYRQTDPVNAFQTLRPRLQITYPTARAGRVGFFTEWRSSRLLLVDSLATALPQNIDSRFTAYGLDYVWTTLDDPFFPRTGVLASGQASVGSKLISRNAELKEELYQGLPLRTTQVSVSTRLERYNRIGRGGVLLARVRGEALFNRRLFLNDLFRLGGLSTLRGFNELNFYASQYAVGTLEYRQFTGPDAYVFAFVDQGYLRLDILTASNDDAPTGLGAGLSFRTGAGQFQFVYALGRDRQQKLALGAGKIHFGITSRF; encoded by the coding sequence ATGGCTGCCCGCTTACTGCTTTTTCTGGGTTGGTGCTGGCTGCTGACGGGCAGCCCGAGCGCCGCGTGGGCCCAAACCACGCCGCTCAACCTCAACCTGCCGCCGCAGGCTATGCCGGCTATGCCACCGGACACCACGCGCGCCCTGCGCCCCGATACCACCCAGGCCAGCCGCCCCGACAGCGCCCGTGCCGCCGTGCCCGCCCGCCGGGCGGCGCTGCCGGTGCGCAAGCCCCGCGTGCTGGTGCTGGAAACCGAAGCCGCCGACCGCGCCGTGCTGCGCCGCTACCGTACCAAGCTGGTGCTGCCCGATTCGCTGGCCGTGCTGCGCGAAGTGCGCGAGCTAGTGCTGGCGCTGCAGGGCCAGAGCTACCTCACGGCCTCCGCCGACGCCATGCGCTGGCGCCGCGACACGGTGCGGGTGCAGCTCTACATCGGCGAGCAGTTTCGGTGGGCGCGGCTGCGCAACGGCAACCTCGGCGACGGCCTGCTCACGCGCGCCGGCTACCGCGAAAAGCTGTACCGCGAGCAGCCATTTCAGCCGCAGGAGTGGAGCCGGCTGCAGCAGCGCATCCTCACCGAAGCCGAAAACCAGGGCTTCCCGTTCGCCATCGTGCGCCTGGACTCGGTGCAGCTGCGCGGCGCCGATATTGAGGGCCGCGTGGTGCTGGAGCGCGGCCCGGCCATCGTGTTCGACTCGCTGCAGATTGTGGGCAACACCAAAACCAAAAAACGCTTCCTGACCAAGTATCTGCAGATTTTCCCCAACCAGCCCTACAGCCAGGAGCGGGTGCAGGAGGCGGCGCGGCGGCTACGGCAGCTGCCGTACCTGCAGCTCAAGGCCGAGCCAGAGGTGCGGTTTGCGCAGGGCCGGGCGCGGGTGTACCTGCTGCTCGAAGACCGCACCGCCAACCAGTTCGATGCCATTGTGGGCGTGCTCCCTAACCCCACGCCCACGCTCGGCCAGAAGCGCGTGCAGCTCACCGGCGACGTCACGATTGCGCTGCGCAACCTCAAGGGCGGCGGCAAAGGGCTGGGGCTGCAGTGGCGCAAGGTAGATGCCAACTCGCAGCAGCTCGACGCCCAATACAGCCACCCCACCTTCTTCGGCACGCCGCTGGAGCTCGACGGCAACTTCAACCTCTACCGCCAGACCGACCCCGTCAACGCCTTCCAGACGCTGCGGCCGCGCCTGCAGATAACTTACCCCACGGCGCGGGCCGGGCGTGTGGGCTTCTTCACGGAGTGGCGTAGCTCGCGCCTGCTGCTCGTGGACAGCCTGGCTACGGCTCTGCCCCAGAACATCGACTCCCGCTTCACTGCCTATGGCCTTGACTACGTCTGGACCACGCTCGACGACCCGTTTTTCCCGCGCACCGGGGTGCTGGCCAGTGGGCAGGCCTCCGTGGGCAGCAAGCTTATCAGCCGCAACGCCGAGCTGAAGGAGGAGCTATACCAGGGCCTGCCGCTGCGCACCACGCAGGTGAGCGTGAGCACCCGGCTGGAGCGCTACAACCGCATCGGGCGGGGCGGGGTGCTGCTGGCCCGGGTGCGCGGCGAGGCCCTGTTCAACCGCCGGCTGTTCCTGAACGACTTGTTCCGGCTGGGCGGCCTCTCCACGCTGCGCGGCTTCAACGAGCTGAACTTCTACGCCAGCCAGTACGCCGTCGGCACCCTGGAATACCGCCAGTTCACCGGCCCCGACGCCTACGTCTTCGCCTTCGTCGACCAGGGCTACCTGCGCCTCGACATCCTGACGGCCTCCAACGACGACGCGCCTACCGGCCTGGGCGCCGGCCTGAGCTTCCGCACCGGCGCCGGCCAGTTCCAGTTCGTCTACGCCCTCGGCCGCGACCGGCAGCAGAAGCTGGCCCTGGGCGCCGGCAAAATCCACTTCGGCATCACCAGCCGGTTTTAG